GCGGCCATCAAGGCCCTCGGTATCGGCCCGGTCGTCGGCACCCGCACCTGGGGCGGGGTGATCGGCATCGACAGCCGCTACCACCTCGTCGACGACACGCTCGTCACCCAGCCCAAGTACGCGTTCTGGCTGGAGGGTTACGAGTGGGGCGTGGAGAACCACGGCGTGGACCCGGACGTGGAGGTCGTCCAGCGCCCGCAGGACCACGCGGCGGGCCTGGACCCCCAACTGGACGAGGCGATCAGGCTGGCGCTGGAGGCGTTGGAGGGGACTCCGGCGAAGGTGCCTCCGTCGCTTCCCTGACCTGCTCGATACGATGCCCCGAGACATCGGGCGAAAGGGCGAGAGGACGAACATGCCAGGGGAGCCGCAGGCGGACTGCCTGTTCTGCAAGATCGTCGAGGGCCACATCCCGGCGACCATCGTGCGCGAGTCGGACACCACCGTCGCCTTCCGGGACATCAACCCCCAGGCACCCACGCACGTCCTGATCATCCCCAAGGTCCACTACGAGAACGCCGCCGTCCTCGCCGCCGCGGAACCCGCGATCGCCGCCGACGTGCTGCGCGAGGCGCAGACCGTCGCCGACGAGGAGAAGCTGGAGAGCTACCGCATCGTCTTCAACACGGGCGCCGGCGCCGGCCAGACCGTCTGGCACGCCCACGCGCACGTCCTCGGTGGCCGCGGCCTCGCCTGGCCCCCCGGATAAGTCACCGTGTCCGTACGTGAATTGGTGGTCCTCGGCACCGCCAGCCAGGTCCCGACCCGGCACCGCAACCACAACGGCTACCTCCTGCGCTGGGACGCCGAGGGCATCCTCTTCGACCCCGGCGAGGGCACCCAGCGCCAGATGCTGCGCGCCGGGGTCGCCGCGCACGACCTGAACCGGATCTGCGTCACCCACTTCCACGGCGACCACTCCCTCGGTCTCGCGGGCGTCATCCAGCGCATCAACCTCGACCGCGTCCCGCACGAGATCACCGCCCACTACCCGAAGTCCGGCCAGCGCTTCTACGACCGGCTGCGCCACGCGACGGCGTACCGGGAGACCGTCGAGATCACCCAGGCGCCGGTGAGCGCGGACGGGGTGCTCGGCACCTCCGCCTCCTACGCGCTGGAGGCCCGCAAGCTCTCCCACCCCGTCGAGTCGTACGGCTACCGCCTCGTCGAACCCGACGGCCGCCGCATGCTGCCCGACCGCCTCGCCGCGCACGGCATCAAGGGCCCGGACGTCGGACGCATGCAGCGCGAGGGCGCGGTGGGCGATGTGACCCTGGCGGACGTCAGCGAGGTCCGGCGCGGGCAGCGGTTCGCGTTCGTCATGGACACCCGGCTCTGCGACGGCGTGTACGCGCTCGCCGACGGCTGCGACATGCTCGTCATCGAGTCGACGTTCCTCGACGAGGACACGAACCTCGCGGTCGAGCACGGTCACCTCACCGCCGGGCAGGCCGCGACGGTCGCCCGGGACGCCGGCGTACGGCATCTCGTGCTCACCCACTTCAGCCAGCGCTACACCGACCCCGACGAGTTCGAACGGCAGGCACGGGCGGCCGGGTTCGAGGGGGAGCTGACGGTGGCGCACGACCTGCTGCGGGTGCCGGTTCCGAAACGTCGGTAAAGCGGCCGTACGATGCTTTGATGCCCCTCCCCAAAGCTGAACTGCACCTGCACATCGAAGGCACGCTGGAGCCCGAGCTGGCGTTTGAGCTGGCCGCGCGCAACGGCGTCGAGCTGCCGTACACGGACACCGAAGAGCTGCGCAAGGCGTACGACTTCGACGACCTCCAGTCCTTCCTGAACCTGTACTACGAGCTCATGGCCGTGCTCCGCACCGAGCGCGACTTCGAGGACCTGGCGAACGCCTATCTCGCCCGTGCCGCCGTGCAGGGTGTGCGGCACGCGGAGATCTTCTTCGATCCGCAGGCCCACCTCGCGCGCGGTGTGGGCATGGGCACGGTCGTGGACGGGCTGTGGCGGGCGCTGGGCGGCAGTGAGGCGCGCCATGGTGTTTCCACGCAGCTGATCATGTGCTTCCTGCGGGACGAGTCCGCCGAGTCGGCCCTGGAGACGCTGGAGGCCGCCAAGCCGTACCTCGACCGGATCGTCGGCGTCGGGCTCGACTCCGCCGAGGTCGGGCATCCGCCGGTGAAGTTCCGTGAGGTGTACGAGGCCGCTGCCGCGCTGGGGCTGCGACGGGTCGCCCACGCGGGGGAGGAGGGGCCGCCGGAGTACATCACCGAGGCGTTGGACGTGCTCGGGGTGGAGCGGATCGACCACGGGCTGCGGTGCGTGGAGGATGCGGAGCTGGTGGCTCGGCTGGTGCGTGACCGTGTTCCGCTGACCTTGTGCCCGTTGTCCAATGTGCGGCTGCGGACGGTTGATGTTCTCGCCGACCATCCGCTGCCGGCGATGTTGGACGCGGGGCTGTTGTGCACCGTCAACTCCGATGACCCCGCCTATTTCGGGGGGTATGCCGGGGACAACTTCGATGCGGTGCGCTCCGCGTTGGGGCTGGGGGAGGAGCGGTTGCGGGAGTTGGCTCGGAACTCGTTCGTGGCGAGTTTTCTGGAGCATGACGAGGAGCGGCGGGCTCGGTATCTCGCGGAGGTTGAGGCGTATCGGTTCTGACCTTTGACTTCTGGCTGCGGGGCGGTGGGGGCTTGTCGCGCAGTTCCCCGCGCCCCTGAAAGCCAGAAGCCTCTACGCAGCC
This DNA window, taken from Streptomyces sp. NBC_00663, encodes the following:
- a CDS encoding histidine triad nucleotide-binding protein; amino-acid sequence: MPGEPQADCLFCKIVEGHIPATIVRESDTTVAFRDINPQAPTHVLIIPKVHYENAAVLAAAEPAIAADVLREAQTVADEEKLESYRIVFNTGAGAGQTVWHAHAHVLGGRGLAWPPG
- a CDS encoding adenosine deaminase — encoded protein: MPLPKAELHLHIEGTLEPELAFELAARNGVELPYTDTEELRKAYDFDDLQSFLNLYYELMAVLRTERDFEDLANAYLARAAVQGVRHAEIFFDPQAHLARGVGMGTVVDGLWRALGGSEARHGVSTQLIMCFLRDESAESALETLEAAKPYLDRIVGVGLDSAEVGHPPVKFREVYEAAAALGLRRVAHAGEEGPPEYITEALDVLGVERIDHGLRCVEDAELVARLVRDRVPLTLCPLSNVRLRTVDVLADHPLPAMLDAGLLCTVNSDDPAYFGGYAGDNFDAVRSALGLGEERLRELARNSFVASFLEHDEERRARYLAEVEAYRF
- a CDS encoding ribonuclease Z gives rise to the protein MSVRELVVLGTASQVPTRHRNHNGYLLRWDAEGILFDPGEGTQRQMLRAGVAAHDLNRICVTHFHGDHSLGLAGVIQRINLDRVPHEITAHYPKSGQRFYDRLRHATAYRETVEITQAPVSADGVLGTSASYALEARKLSHPVESYGYRLVEPDGRRMLPDRLAAHGIKGPDVGRMQREGAVGDVTLADVSEVRRGQRFAFVMDTRLCDGVYALADGCDMLVIESTFLDEDTNLAVEHGHLTAGQAATVARDAGVRHLVLTHFSQRYTDPDEFERQARAAGFEGELTVAHDLLRVPVPKRR